In Candidatus Electrothrix scaldis, the genomic window CTTCACCCGGCTCCACTATATCCTTGTCCGTCAGGACAACTCGGGCAAGGATTTCCCGAGTCCCTACATGCAAACGCACTTGGGTTCTGTTTTTCATTTTTTTTTCATTATGTGCCAGATAATGAAAATCCGCATCCAACAGAGTTGAGGCCTGCATGGTACCTGGAGTGGCAGCCAAATCGCCCCGATTGATTTCTTCCTTTTCAATACCTTGCAGATTGATGGCCGTACGATGTCCAGCCTCGACAATCTCTTGCTCTTTACCGTGTACCTGAATACCCCGAATCTTGGCGGTCAGCCCACCGGGATAAAACATCAGGTCTTCTCCCACAGCAATACGACCAGAAAGGGAAGAGCCAGTAATAACAGTGCCGAATCCCTTCATGGAAAATACCCGGTCAACAGCTAAGCGAAAGGGACCGAACTCTTCCTGAAATTTGATTTTACGGACTTTTTCGTCCAGCACCTTTTTTACATCCTCAATGCCCTCGCCCGTGATAGAGGACACCGGCAAAATAGGCGCATCTTCAAGAAAGCTGTCTGCAAAAAACTCCCTGACCTCTTCCTGCACCATTTCCAGCCACTCTTCCTCAACCATATCCTTTTTGGTCAGGACAATCAGGCCGTCTTTGACGCCGAGCAGTTTGCAGATATCAAAATGCTCCCTGGTCTGAGGCATAATCCCCTCGTCCGCAGCCACAATAAAGGCCACCATGTCCATACCGGCGGCCCCGGCCACCATGTTGCGAACAAACTTCTCATGCCCAGGCACATCAACAATTCCCAGGCGATGCCCGCAGGCCAAGTCTATATAGGCAAAGCCCAGCTCAATGGTGATACCCCGTTTTTTTTCCTCTTTGAGGCGATCGGTTTCAATACCAGTCAGGGCCCGGATTAGACTCGTCTTACCGTGGTCCACATGACCTGCTGTGCCGAGGATTATTTCACGCATAAATACTTCTGCTTATTTTTCGCTTTTGGCCTTCGTCTTGTTGCGACTGGCCAAATAATAAATAATATCTTCTCGTTCCTGCTGATTCAAAAAGTCAATCCGATCAGAATAGCGCATCATCTTTGCAACGGTTTGCTCCCATTCGGAGTGTGTTTTATCAGCCCCATGCACTCGCTCTATACTGTGACAGACAGTGCATTTTTTCTCAACTAAGGCTTTCCCGACCGGTTCCTTGGGTTTGCTCCCCTTCTCTTCCGCCATTACAGACAAAGGCGCAGTTAAAATCAAGGTGCAAAGAAGTACGGCACTGGAAAAAACATAAAGTCTCGTTTGTTGCTTTATCATGTCATCACTCCTCTGTTTTCGCCTTGTCCAGCTCAGTCGGACTTTGCACCTGAGAGGGCTTCCGGTTAGAAAGAAACTCAATAACAGCCTCTTTCTCTTGTTGTGTCAGAAAGTGCTCTTGCTCGGAATATTCGACCATATTTTCTATGATCTTAACCCAGCCATCATGATTCTTTTGTGCCATATAGATCCGGTCTAACCCATGACAAAAAGAACATTTCTGTTCAATCAAATTCTTCCCTATCTTTTCTCTCGTACTGGCGGCCTCAGCAGCTAATTTTTCCCGCCGATGCTGTTGGCTGATCAGATAATTCAATATCTGTTTCCCCTGGGCCTCACTGATATTAGGCGCATCAAAGGAGAGCATACGTTGAACGGTTTCCTCCCAGCCCTTATCGGTTTTCAGAGCCTTAAAAACACGCTCCAGGGTATGGCATTTTCCACATTTCTGCGCCACCAGCTTCTGTCCTTTTTTCTCATCCAGCACAGCAGCATCTTCCTCAGACAAAGACAGCTTACCAATATCACTCTGATGCAAGAAATAATAACCAGCCGTCATGCTGTTGAGCAGAAAAAGAGCAAGAAAAACAGCAAGCCCTAATCCGGGAATTTGTTTTTCAAAACGCCTAAAGCGGCGGATAATCAGAATTTTAATCCCCAAAAGAGGAATAACCAAAAGCGCCAGTGTGATATGCAGGATAGTTCTGGGCGAGAACTCTTCCGAGTAACTTCCAGCCTTGGAAATCATCACCGCTAAGATAACCAAAAACAGGGCTATAAAAATATACCCTGTCACCCTATGCGCCATAATCAAACGCTGATTCGCCTTGCTGTCCTTTCTCGGGTTCCCTCGCAGCTCCAGCATCAGCAACATGGCACAGGCACCGGTCAGGGTGGCTGCCAATCCGGCAAGTGAAGTTATTATCGGATTCATCAAAGCCTTCTCTTTCCCTCCATGATCTTCCGTTTGACCGCATGCAACTATCTTACCAGCCGGTTACGAGAAAGGGAACCTCCTATAAATCAATATGCGTTGGAAAATCAGGAACAATCCGGGATTTACCCAGCTCTCCCTGGGAGTCAAAAAAACTCATATCGCCTTGCTCCGTACAGAGCCAAAATTCCCGTGCTCCCTGGTCAAAATAGAGCTGTCTTTTTTCTTCCATTTCCTTATGTGTATTACTGGAAGAAAAGACTTCAACACAGATTTCTGGACAAACAGAACATTCTATCTCGTTTTTAATGACTGAGAAAACAGCATCTGATGCCCAAACAACATCAGCAACCTTTGTACCTTTGCCGGTGGCTATTGCGCATTCAGGCAAAGTCTTTCCTGTTTGCAGCAAGGATCTCAGAAGAAATTCCAATTCTCCCTGGAAAGCGGAATGAAAGACTTTCACCGGAATCATGATTATTTTTCCGTCTTCATTGAGTTCAATCTTAAAAGGCAGATTTTTCAACCTCGGATGTTCACAAACTTCCTGCCAGTTCATAACAGCTCTCTCAGTTCATTGTCATGACGTTTTAAATCCCTGCGCAAAACGGGTACTAAAAATACGGGTTCCCTTCAGCCTCATCCCCGATAGTGGATTGGAAACCTCCATAGCCATGCCCCGGCCAAACAACGGTTTCCGGTGGCAAGGTCAACAGGCGTTCCTTGATAGACTGAGAAAGCTGCGGCATAGAGCCGCCGGGAAAATCGGTCCGCCCAACCCCTCCGACGAAAAGGGTGTCCCCAGTAAAGCAATCCGGCTTGTTATAGAGGCAAACCCCACCCGGAGTATGTCCCGGTGTATGGATCACGCTGAGGGTTTCCTCTCCGATAATAATCTGCTCACCGTCTTCAATCAGGATATCTGCTGGAGGAGATTCCGGCAAGCCGAGCATAGAAAAATAACTTTTTGCGTCCGATGTGCCGAAAAATTCAGCATCTGCCCGGTGCATAATGATCTGTGCTCCTGTGGCCTTCTGAACTGGTCCGTTACCGCATACATGATCAGGATGGCCGTGGGTATTGACGATATACATTACATCAAGGCTATGTTCCTTACAGGTCGCGAGTATTCTCTCTTCATCCCCGCCTGGATCAATGACAGCTGCCTTCCCTGTTTTTTCACAGGAAACAATATAGCAGCACACGCTCATCATACCGACTGTCAGCTGTTGTATTCTCATCGTAACGGAAAACCCTCTTTAAATCTGATAAACATCCATCCCGCCCCTCAAGGGCGGGACAACAAAGCATAAAAGTTACTCGGTCAAATCGTATAACCTACCAAGTACTCTCATACAAATCAGGACGAACCTGAAGGCAACCTTCAGATTCATCATATTATTTTTATTTCATTTATAGAACTCAGCAATCGCATTTTTCAGGATTACATCCGCCGTCACCGCAACCGCATCCACAGCTTGATGCTGCTGTATTCTCCAACGCAGTGGCCATCTTCAAACCGGCTGCGGACTTTTGAATCGGCAAGCGCCGCTCAACAGCCTCTACCACAGCAGTAAAGGCCTTCACTGCCGGACTGTCCTCATCAGAAGAAAGATAAGGCTTCCCGCTATCCCCGCCGATAACCACCCGGGGATCCATAGGTACTTTACCGAGAAAGGGCAACTCAAAATCACGCGCTGTTTTTTCTCCACCACCAGAACTAAAAATATCTACGGTCTCTTCACAGTGGGGACAGATAAAACCGGACATATTTTCAACCACCCCGACAATGGGCATTTCAACGGTCTTGCAGAAATTTATGGATTTTCGTACATCGGCCAAAGCCACAGCCTGGGGCGTTGTGACAACCACAGCTTGGACATTGGAAACCGTCTGTGCCACGGACAAAGGTTCATCACCGGTCCCAGGAGGAGCATCAACAACAAGATAGTCCAATTCGCCCCAATCCATATCAGCGACAAACTGTCGAATAGCCTGAATTTTCAAGGGGCCGCGCCAGATGATAGCCTCATCCCTGTCTCGCATCATATATTCCAGGGAAACCACTTTCACATTTTCATTATATACCAGCGGGGGGATCAAAGCGTTTGCTGTTTTAGGAGGTTCCATAGACCCGGTCAACTCAAGCATCCGGCAGATATCAGGCCCGTGCAGATCAACATCCATCAGGCCAACCTTATACCCCTTCTTAGCAAGGCCTAAGGCAAGGTTGACAGCGACAGTGGATTTCCCCACGCCCCCCTTACCACTCATTACCAAAATTTTATGCCTGATTTTCCCGAGTGACCGGGTAATCGCAATATCCTGCTGAGCAAGCTGCGCATCAGCAGAATGACATTTAGAGTGGTCCTCACTCTCACATGAACCGCATGAACTCATTATATCCTCCATACATATTAAGGTAAACTCGGCGAGTCAGCAATCTTCCTTAAATAATCGCCTGAAAAAACTCATCGCCTTCAGAAGGCAGATCTCACATTGAGCCCTGTCTCCTTCCCGTTTTCTCCGGAGAACGAAATACACTTATAAGATGACAGAGCCCTTAATGCAGTATGACATTTACGTCACAACAACACGACTTGCATTCTAACGCCAAGCGACTGAAAAGCAACAAAAAAACTCCGAGCATTATAAGCATATGCAATCTAAAACAAAAAACATCAGCTCGCAAAACAAGAGCAAGGTGCAAAAAACAGTATTTCTTAGTAGCGAAGTATTTTACTCCCGAATTCGAGCCAAGGGATAATAACGATTCAAATCAAAGAGACCTGCCTCAACAGGTTGTTCTTCAAAAAAACGCTGCTGAAACCAGTCATATTCCTGCCAGAATTGAGGATCTGCCCGATTGATTCCGTATCTGACAAAACGATCCACCTCCTCCTCACTCACCTGCTCTTTTGCCGATAACAGGGCAAGAAAGTCTGGGAGATCTTTTTCATGGATTTTGAAAAAATAATTCGGATAAGAGCCGACAAAGCCAGGTAGAATATCCATTCTATCCTTTGAGGCATTCAATACTCTTTTTTCAAGGATCATGGCATAATAGGAGACATTATCATGCCAGCGATTGACAACCAAAGTAAAGCAGGCATCTTTTCTGTTTTCCCGCTCAATGCGCACAAAAGCGAGATTAGCATTATAACTGTTAAAATACGACAAAAGTGCTGAATTCGGTCCTGTCACCGAACGAAAGCCACGCAATATATCCTGATCTGTCTCTAAGTGAGCAGGACCTTGATTGTACCTCCCATCATCCTTGAGATAGTTGATCGGGTCAAAGCCTATTCCTGCAGAGGCTGGAATTTCCTTGGTAACGATATGCTCAATAAATTCCCTTTTCGGATCATCAGAAGTAAAGGAAATAGCAGCAGGCATAAAGGGGGCCATAGCATCAACCTGCGTGTCCTCCGCACCGATATACCAAGCACTTTGCATTTCCCCACGCTTTTCTACAGGCATGAAGTTGAGAAAACCAAGCTCTCCTTCCCGGCGTAACTTATCCATATATAGCCGTACCGATGTCTGATGCCCCAAGGTTCCATACACATCAAAACCGGCGACCAGAGAATAATAAATACGCTCCAGCAAAGGATAATCGATAACCCAAAGCGTACGGGGAAGGCCTCCCAAAACACCCCGGTGAACGGACGCACTGTCAAAATGACGATACACCGTCAATAAGGGAGCATCTG contains:
- a CDS encoding photosystem P840 reaction-center cytochrome c-551; translated protein: MNPIITSLAGLAATLTGACAMLLMLELRGNPRKDSKANQRLIMAHRVTGYIFIALFLVILAVMISKAGSYSEEFSPRTILHITLALLVIPLLGIKILIIRRFRRFEKQIPGLGLAVFLALFLLNSMTAGYYFLHQSDIGKLSLSEEDAAVLDEKKGQKLVAQKCGKCHTLERVFKALKTDKGWEETVQRMLSFDAPNISEAQGKQILNYLISQQHRREKLAAEAASTREKIGKNLIEQKCSFCHGLDRIYMAQKNHDGWVKIIENMVEYSEQEHFLTQQEKEAVIEFLSNRKPSQVQSPTELDKAKTEE
- a CDS encoding Uma2 family endonuclease, yielding MNWQEVCEHPRLKNLPFKIELNEDGKIIMIPVKVFHSAFQGELEFLLRSLLQTGKTLPECAIATGKGTKVADVVWASDAVFSVIKNEIECSVCPEICVEVFSSSNTHKEMEEKRQLYFDQGAREFWLCTEQGDMSFFDSQGELGKSRIVPDFPTHIDL
- a CDS encoding MBL fold metallo-hydrolase, whose translation is MRIQQLTVGMMSVCCYIVSCEKTGKAAVIDPGGDEERILATCKEHSLDVMYIVNTHGHPDHVCGNGPVQKATGAQIIMHRADAEFFGTSDAKSYFSMLGLPESPPADILIEDGEQIIIGEETLSVIHTPGHTPGGVCLYNKPDCFTGDTLFVGGVGRTDFPGGSMPQLSQSIKERLLTLPPETVVWPGHGYGGFQSTIGDEAEGNPYF
- a CDS encoding Mrp/NBP35 family ATP-binding protein, with the protein product MSSCGSCESEDHSKCHSADAQLAQQDIAITRSLGKIRHKILVMSGKGGVGKSTVAVNLALGLAKKGYKVGLMDVDLHGPDICRMLELTGSMEPPKTANALIPPLVYNENVKVVSLEYMMRDRDEAIIWRGPLKIQAIRQFVADMDWGELDYLVVDAPPGTGDEPLSVAQTVSNVQAVVVTTPQAVALADVRKSINFCKTVEMPIVGVVENMSGFICPHCEETVDIFSSGGGEKTARDFELPFLGKVPMDPRVVIGGDSGKPYLSSDEDSPAVKAFTAVVEAVERRLPIQKSAAGLKMATALENTAASSCGCGCGDGGCNPEKCDC